The following are encoded together in the Halopseudomonas salegens genome:
- the ispH gene encoding 4-hydroxy-3-methylbut-2-enyl diphosphate reductase yields MQIKLANPRGFCAGVDRAIEIVNRALDVFGPPIYVRHEVVHNKFVVEDLRSRGAIFVEEIDQVPDDVIVIFSAHGVSQAVRQQAADRGLKVFDATCPLVTKVHMEVARYSRDGRECILIGHAGHPEVEGTMGQYDASNGGAIYLVEDEADVASLQVRHPERLAFVTQTTLSMDDTARVIDALRARFPSINGPRKDDICYATQNRQDAVKQLAADCDLVLVVGSPNSSNSNRLRELSERMDTPAYLIDGAGEIQRDWLQGVNTIGVTAGASAPDVLVREVIQHLHSWGASGAEELAGQEENIVFSMPKELRLVDASEVH; encoded by the coding sequence ATGCAGATCAAACTGGCCAATCCCCGTGGTTTCTGTGCCGGGGTTGATCGCGCTATCGAGATCGTCAACCGGGCGCTGGACGTGTTCGGTCCGCCCATCTATGTGCGCCACGAAGTGGTACACAACAAGTTCGTGGTTGAGGATCTGCGTAGCCGGGGGGCAATCTTTGTCGAGGAAATCGATCAGGTGCCGGATGACGTTATCGTGATCTTCAGCGCACACGGGGTCTCCCAGGCAGTACGCCAGCAGGCGGCTGATCGCGGACTCAAGGTGTTCGATGCTACCTGTCCGCTGGTGACCAAGGTGCATATGGAAGTGGCGCGATACAGTCGCGATGGCCGCGAATGTATTCTTATCGGCCATGCCGGACACCCGGAAGTGGAAGGCACCATGGGCCAGTATGATGCCAGCAATGGCGGGGCCATTTACCTGGTTGAAGATGAAGCCGATGTGGCCAGCTTGCAGGTGCGGCATCCCGAGCGACTGGCCTTCGTGACCCAGACTACCTTGTCCATGGACGATACCGCACGGGTCATTGATGCCCTGCGGGCACGTTTTCCGTCAATCAATGGGCCGCGCAAGGATGATATCTGCTATGCCACGCAGAATCGTCAGGATGCGGTCAAGCAATTGGCCGCTGACTGTGATCTGGTGTTGGTGGTCGGTAGCCCGAACAGTTCCAATTCCAACCGTCTGCGCGAGCTGTCCGAGCGTATGGATACACCGGCTTACCTGATTGATGGCGCCGGTGAGATCCAGCGTGACTGGTTGCAGGGCGTGAACACTATCGGCGTCACCGCCGGTGCTTCGGCGCCGGATGTGCTGGTGCGCGAGGTGATCCAGCATTTGCACAGCTGGGGAGCGAGCGGTGCGGAAGAGCTGGCTGGGCAGGAAGAGAATATCGTTTTCAGTATGCCCAAGGAATTGAGGTTGGTGGATGCGAGTGAGGTTCATTAA
- the rimM gene encoding ribosome maturation factor RimM (Essential for efficient processing of 16S rRNA) codes for MAVDPVAESQPLTVMGEIVAVHGIRGAVKIYSHTDPLDSLLDYTGWVLRQGAHQHAVKVVSGRLQGRVLIVQLKGISDRNQALELVGHEVCVPSTSLPDLEPGEYYWHQLQGLQVFTLAGELLGVVDHLLETGANDVLVVKPCAGSLDQRERLLPYLPEDFIREIDLVAGRMQVDWDPEF; via the coding sequence ATGGCCGTTGATCCGGTAGCGGAGTCGCAACCGCTGACAGTGATGGGCGAGATAGTTGCGGTGCACGGTATTCGTGGCGCCGTCAAGATCTACTCACACACTGATCCGCTCGACAGTCTGCTGGATTACACCGGTTGGGTGCTGCGCCAGGGCGCGCACCAACATGCAGTAAAAGTGGTCAGTGGTCGCTTGCAAGGACGTGTTCTCATCGTCCAGCTCAAAGGCATCAGTGATCGCAACCAGGCGCTGGAACTGGTCGGCCATGAGGTCTGTGTGCCATCGACCAGTCTGCCTGACCTGGAGCCAGGTGAGTACTACTGGCATCAGTTGCAGGGTTTGCAGGTGTTCACCCTGGCCGGGGAGTTGCTCGGTGTGGTGGATCACTTGCTGGAAACCGGCGCCAATGACGTGCTGGTGGTCAAGCCTTGCGCGGGTAGTCTCGATCAACGTGAGCGCTTGCTGCCCTATCTTCCGGAAGACTTCATCCGCGAGATTGATCTGGTAGCGGGTCGCATGCAGGTTGACTGGGATCCGGAGTTTTAA
- the rplS gene encoding 50S ribosomal protein L19, whose translation MSNIIAQIEAEQMSKEIPAFSPGDTIVIQVKVKEGDRQRLQAFEGVVIGKRNRGLNSAFTVRKISSGVGVERTFQTYSPLIDSISVKRRGDVRKAKLYYLRALSGKAARIKEKLN comes from the coding sequence ATGTCCAATATTATTGCCCAGATCGAAGCTGAACAGATGAGCAAGGAAATCCCGGCTTTTTCCCCGGGTGACACCATCGTCATTCAGGTAAAAGTAAAGGAAGGTGATCGTCAGCGCCTGCAGGCCTTTGAAGGCGTGGTTATCGGTAAGCGTAACCGTGGTCTGAACTCGGCTTTCACTGTGCGCAAGATCTCCAGCGGTGTTGGCGTTGAGCGTACTTTCCAGACCTACTCGCCGCTGATTGACAGCATCAGCGTCAAGCGTCGTGGTGATGTACGCAAAGCCAAGCTGTACTATCTGCGTGCCCTGTCCGGCAAGGCAGCCCGCATCAAGGAAAAACTCAACTGA
- a CDS encoding cytochrome C assembly family protein, with protein MTALIPSLLAAALYLSGLLYHIHCLRNRQPVRVDLLRGLGLIALLPHAASLYLQLLTAHGLALGFFNAASLIAWLVIAVTLVSSMRAPVTTLLLGLYPMALVTVLLASLQSDQATTLIAGQPGLLVHILLSILAYGILTIAAFQAVLLAVQNYQLKHKHPTRLIRTFPPLQTMERLLFQFLLCGVLLLTLALISGFVFLDSMLAQEVAHKTLLSCLAWVVFSILLWGRHFRGWRGSNAIRWTLAGFLLLMLAYFGSKLVREFLLPF; from the coding sequence ATGACAGCCCTCATTCCCAGCTTGTTGGCCGCCGCTCTCTACTTGAGTGGCTTGCTCTACCATATCCATTGCTTGCGCAACCGTCAGCCAGTCAGGGTTGACCTGTTGCGCGGGCTCGGCCTGATCGCCCTGCTGCCGCATGCCGCCAGCCTGTATTTGCAGCTGCTGACGGCACACGGCCTTGCACTGGGCTTTTTCAATGCCGCGTCACTGATTGCCTGGCTGGTGATTGCCGTGACCCTGGTTTCCAGCATGCGTGCCCCTGTGACCACTCTACTGCTCGGACTCTACCCCATGGCATTGGTTACGGTGTTGTTGGCCAGTCTTCAAAGCGACCAGGCAACCACATTGATTGCCGGCCAACCAGGCTTGCTGGTGCACATATTGCTGTCGATCCTGGCCTACGGCATTCTCACCATTGCCGCTTTCCAGGCGGTTTTACTGGCAGTGCAGAACTACCAGCTCAAGCACAAGCATCCAACCCGCCTGATCCGGACCTTTCCGCCACTGCAAACCATGGAGCGCCTGCTGTTCCAGTTTCTCCTCTGTGGTGTGCTGCTGCTGACGCTGGCACTGATCTCCGGCTTTGTCTTTCTCGACAGCATGCTGGCACAGGAAGTGGCCCACAAAACGCTGCTCTCATGCCTTGCCTGGGTGGTATTCAGCATTCTGCTCTGGGGCCGGCATTTCCGTGGCTGGCGCGGCAGCAATGCCATCCGCTGGACACTGGCCGGCTTCCTGTTACTCATGCTGGCCTACTTCGGCAGCAAGCTGGTCCGCGAATTCCTGCTGCCATTCTGA
- the ffh gene encoding signal recognition particle protein — MFENLTDRLSHSLSGVTGRAKLTEDNIRDTLREVRMALLEADVALPVVKTFVDQVRDRAVGQEVSRSLSPGQVFVKIIKAELEAIMGEAEGLNLAVKPPAVILMAGLQGAGKTTSVAKLAKTLREREKKKVMVVSADVYRPAAIKQLETLATEVGVTFFPSDLSQKPVAIVEAALAEARSRYMDVLIVDTAGRLHIDADMMGEIKQVHAAVNPAETLFVVDAMTGQDAANTAQAFNEALPLTGVILTKVDGDARGGAALSVRQITGKPIKFLGVGEKIDALEPFHPDRIASRILGMGDVLSLIEQAEQKLDKDKAEKLAKKLKKGKGFDLEDFRDQLQQMRGMGGLGSMMDKLPMMGKMNPGQMETAQSAAEQQFTRMEAIINSMTPAERRNPDIISGSRKRRIAAGSGTQIQDIGRVIKQHKQMQKMMKKVSGKGGMAKLMRGMGGSGGPGGMGGPGGMLPPGGGMPRF; from the coding sequence ATGTTCGAAAATCTTACCGATCGCCTGTCACACAGCCTTAGCGGCGTGACCGGCCGGGCCAAGCTGACTGAAGACAATATCAGGGATACCCTGCGCGAAGTGCGTATGGCGCTGCTGGAGGCTGATGTTGCCTTGCCGGTGGTCAAGACTTTTGTCGATCAGGTTCGTGATCGTGCGGTAGGGCAGGAAGTCTCGCGCAGCCTGTCGCCGGGGCAGGTCTTCGTCAAGATCATCAAGGCCGAGCTGGAAGCTATCATGGGCGAGGCTGAGGGCCTCAATCTGGCGGTCAAGCCACCGGCCGTCATCCTCATGGCTGGCTTGCAGGGTGCGGGTAAAACCACCAGTGTCGCCAAACTGGCGAAAACCCTGCGTGAGCGTGAGAAGAAAAAGGTCATGGTGGTCAGTGCCGACGTTTATCGTCCGGCAGCCATCAAGCAGCTGGAAACCCTGGCAACAGAAGTCGGTGTTACCTTCTTTCCGTCTGACCTGAGCCAGAAGCCGGTCGCCATCGTCGAGGCGGCGCTGGCCGAGGCGCGCAGCCGCTACATGGATGTGCTGATTGTCGACACCGCTGGTCGTCTGCATATCGATGCCGACATGATGGGCGAGATCAAACAGGTTCACGCGGCGGTCAATCCGGCGGAAACCCTGTTTGTGGTCGATGCCATGACGGGTCAGGACGCGGCCAATACCGCGCAGGCGTTCAATGAGGCGTTACCCCTGACCGGGGTAATTCTCACCAAGGTTGACGGTGACGCGCGCGGTGGTGCTGCCTTGTCGGTCCGGCAGATTACCGGCAAGCCGATCAAGTTCCTCGGTGTCGGCGAAAAAATCGACGCACTCGAGCCTTTCCATCCTGACCGTATTGCTTCGCGCATTCTCGGCATGGGTGACGTGCTCAGCCTGATCGAGCAGGCCGAGCAAAAGCTGGACAAGGACAAAGCCGAAAAACTGGCCAAGAAGCTGAAGAAAGGCAAGGGCTTTGATCTGGAAGATTTTCGCGACCAGTTGCAACAGATGCGCGGCATGGGCGGTCTTGGTTCGATGATGGACAAGCTGCCGATGATGGGCAAGATGAACCCGGGGCAGATGGAAACGGCCCAAAGTGCCGCGGAGCAGCAGTTCACGCGGATGGAAGCGATCATCAACTCGATGACCCCGGCCGAGCGACGCAATCCGGATATTATCAGTGGTTCGCGCAAGCGCCGGATTGCGGCTGGCTCGGGTACCCAGATCCAGGATATTGGCCGCGTCATCAAGCAGCACAAGCAGATGCAGAAAATGATGAAGAAGGTCAGCGGCAAGGGCGGTATGGCCAAGCTGATGCGCGGTATGGGTGGCTCCGGCGGGCCTGGTGGTATGGGTGGCCCGGGTGGTATGTTGCCGCCGGGCGGCGGTATGCCCAGGTTCTGA
- a CDS encoding HlyC/CorC family transporter, with amino-acid sequence MNEASTGFLLGFLALLIVLSAFFSSSETSMMSLNRYRLKHLSKEGHRAAKRSVKLLERPDRLLGTILVGNNIVNILAASLATLLAVRIWGDAGIAIATIALTIVILIFGEITPKTFAALRPERIAFPASMILIILQRALYPVVWLSNVISNVLLRLLGVDPADKGDDQLSTEELRTVVREAGLSITRSRQSMLLGILDLEKITVNDIMIPRNEAVGIDLEDEMSSILTQLHNCHHTRLPVYRGDINHITGIVHMRSIARLLSRDNLTRDALIGACREPYFIPESTPLHTQLFNFQKQKRRIAIVVDEYGDVIGLVTLEDILEEIVGEFTTDMMLLSPDVHPQKDGSYVIDAATSIRDINRQLQWTLPEDGPKTLNGLITEHLEHIPETSVCLSIGPYRMEILQTKDNMVKNVRIWTSLDKAHIQQA; translated from the coding sequence GTGAACGAAGCTTCTACGGGTTTTCTGCTCGGCTTTCTGGCGCTACTGATTGTGCTGTCAGCCTTCTTTTCCAGTTCGGAAACCAGCATGATGAGCCTGAATCGCTACCGGCTCAAACACCTGAGCAAGGAAGGACATCGTGCCGCCAAGCGCTCCGTGAAGCTGCTTGAGCGCCCTGATCGCCTGCTTGGCACCATTCTGGTCGGCAACAATATCGTCAACATTCTTGCCGCCTCGCTGGCGACTCTTCTGGCCGTTCGCATCTGGGGTGACGCGGGCATTGCCATTGCCACCATCGCGCTGACCATTGTTATCCTGATCTTCGGGGAAATAACACCCAAAACCTTTGCCGCCCTGCGCCCCGAACGCATTGCCTTCCCTGCCAGCATGATCCTGATCATCCTGCAACGTGCCTTGTACCCGGTGGTGTGGTTGAGCAATGTGATCAGTAACGTTCTGCTGCGCCTGCTCGGCGTCGACCCGGCCGACAAGGGTGACGACCAGTTAAGCACCGAGGAGCTGCGTACCGTTGTGCGTGAGGCTGGCCTGAGCATAACCCGCAGCCGGCAGAGCATGCTGCTGGGCATCCTCGATCTGGAAAAGATCACCGTCAACGACATCATGATCCCGCGCAACGAAGCGGTGGGTATCGATCTGGAAGACGAGATGTCGAGCATTCTCACTCAACTGCACAACTGCCACCATACCCGTTTGCCCGTGTATCGCGGTGACATCAACCATATTACCGGCATCGTGCACATGCGCTCGATTGCCCGCTTGCTGAGTCGCGACAATCTGACCAGAGACGCACTGATCGGCGCATGCCGCGAACCCTACTTCATTCCGGAAAGCACCCCGCTGCATACCCAACTGTTCAACTTTCAGAAGCAGAAGCGGCGAATTGCCATTGTGGTTGATGAATATGGCGACGTGATCGGCCTGGTAACCCTGGAAGACATCCTGGAAGAGATCGTTGGCGAATTTACCACCGACATGATGCTGCTGAGCCCAGATGTACACCCTCAGAAAGATGGTAGCTATGTCATCGATGCTGCAACATCGATACGCGACATCAACCGCCAATTGCAATGGACGCTGCCCGAAGATGGCCCCAAAACGCTAAACGGTCTGATCACAGAACATCTGGAGCATATTCCGGAAACCAGCGTTTGCCTGAGTATTGGCCCTTACCGCATGGAAATACTGCAAACCAAGGACAATATGGTGAAGAATGTGCGCATCTGGACCAGCCTCGACAAGGCCCATATCCAGCAAGCCTGA
- the trmD gene encoding tRNA (guanosine(37)-N1)-methyltransferase TrmD — translation MWAGIVSLFPEMFSALTEHGVTGRAVRRGQLQVSFGNPRDFTHDKHRTVDDRPFGGGPGMLMKVEPLQQALSAMQEQAPAGTRVIYLSPQGQPLTQAKAQSLAGLPGMILLCGRYEGIDERIIETCVDEEISIGDYVLSGGELGAMVLLDTVTRLIPGVLGHAASAEEDSFSEGLLDCPHYTRPEEFAEQRVPEVLLSGNHERIRRWRLKQSLGRTWQRRPELLDRLNLSEEQQQLLAEFIREQETDNH, via the coding sequence GTGTGGGCCGGCATTGTCAGCCTGTTTCCGGAGATGTTTTCGGCTCTGACCGAGCATGGTGTAACCGGACGGGCAGTCCGTCGCGGACAGTTGCAGGTAAGCTTCGGCAACCCGCGTGACTTTACCCATGACAAGCATCGCACGGTGGATGACCGACCCTTTGGTGGTGGTCCCGGCATGCTGATGAAGGTCGAGCCTCTGCAGCAGGCATTAAGTGCCATGCAGGAGCAGGCACCAGCCGGCACCCGGGTGATTTACCTGTCACCCCAGGGCCAGCCGCTGACTCAGGCCAAGGCGCAGTCATTGGCCGGGTTGCCGGGTATGATCCTGCTCTGCGGACGTTATGAAGGGATTGATGAACGGATCATCGAAACCTGTGTTGATGAAGAGATTTCCATCGGTGATTACGTATTGTCCGGTGGCGAGTTGGGTGCCATGGTCCTGCTGGACACGGTTACCCGGCTGATTCCCGGGGTACTGGGGCATGCTGCATCGGCTGAAGAGGATTCCTTTTCAGAGGGGTTGCTGGATTGCCCGCATTACACTCGGCCTGAAGAGTTTGCCGAGCAGCGCGTTCCGGAGGTGCTGCTCAGTGGTAATCATGAACGTATCCGGCGCTGGCGTCTCAAGCAGTCACTGGGCAGAACCTGGCAACGCCGGCCAGAGTTGCTCGACCGACTGAATCTGAGCGAAGAACAGCAACAGCTGTTGGCGGAATTTATCCGCGAGCAGGAAACCGATAACCATTGA
- the umuC gene encoding translesion error-prone DNA polymerase V subunit UmuC, producing the protein MGKPLYALVDCNNFYVSCERLFRPDLRQRPIVVLSNNDGCVVSRSDEAKALGIAMGVPLFQVQDAIRSHGIEVFSSNYALYADLSDRVMNTLAATVPAIERYSIDESFLDISGLGEEHDLQHWAVELKAQVLQHTGIPVSIGLAPSKTLAKLANWASKRWPQTGGVVDLRDPIRQRKLLALAPVEQVWGVGRRLSQRLRLLGIEQAGDLASHDQRLLKRSFNSVLQRTARELAGEACFPLEDGPERKKMIASTRSFSSRVYQQAGLAEAITLYTSRAAEKLRAQQSLCQVLHLFIRTGAYDGAQAQRQQITLELPYPTADTRDLVQQALHGLRQIYRPGTGYAKAGVILMELIEPGQYTPDLFKPQPRRGSDELMAVMDRINHYQGRGSIRIGRLPANPAWRMRQAFKSPAYTTQWKDLPRAR; encoded by the coding sequence ATGGGTAAACCGCTGTACGCCCTGGTGGACTGCAACAACTTCTATGTCAGTTGCGAGCGCCTGTTTCGTCCCGACCTGCGCCAGCGCCCGATTGTGGTGTTGAGCAACAATGATGGCTGCGTGGTCAGTCGCAGCGACGAAGCCAAGGCCCTGGGCATCGCCATGGGCGTGCCGCTATTCCAGGTTCAGGACGCCATCCGCAGCCACGGCATTGAAGTCTTCAGTTCCAACTATGCCCTCTATGCCGACCTGTCGGACCGCGTGATGAATACCCTGGCTGCGACGGTGCCAGCGATTGAGCGCTACTCGATCGATGAAAGCTTTCTCGATATCAGCGGTTTGGGCGAGGAACATGACCTGCAACACTGGGCTGTCGAACTCAAGGCGCAGGTGCTGCAACATACCGGCATCCCGGTCAGTATCGGCCTGGCGCCGAGCAAGACACTGGCCAAACTGGCCAACTGGGCCAGCAAACGTTGGCCGCAAACCGGTGGCGTAGTCGACTTGCGCGACCCGATACGCCAGCGCAAGCTACTCGCACTGGCGCCGGTGGAACAGGTCTGGGGAGTCGGCCGGCGATTATCCCAACGCCTGCGCTTGCTCGGCATCGAACAGGCCGGTGACCTGGCCAGCCATGATCAGCGCCTGCTCAAGCGCAGCTTCAACAGTGTACTGCAACGCACCGCCCGGGAACTGGCCGGTGAAGCCTGCTTTCCCCTGGAAGATGGTCCTGAACGAAAGAAAATGATCGCCAGTACCCGCTCCTTTTCCAGTCGGGTATACCAACAGGCCGGTCTGGCCGAGGCTATTACCCTCTACACCTCGCGCGCAGCAGAGAAACTTCGCGCACAACAGAGCCTGTGTCAGGTACTGCACCTGTTTATCCGCACCGGTGCTTACGACGGCGCCCAGGCCCAGCGCCAGCAGATCACCCTGGAGCTGCCCTACCCCACCGCCGACACCCGTGACCTGGTGCAACAGGCGCTGCACGGACTCAGGCAGATCTACCGCCCGGGTACCGGTTACGCCAAAGCGGGGGTGATACTGATGGAACTGATCGAACCGGGCCAATACACTCCGGACCTGTTCAAGCCACAGCCAAGACGCGGCAGCGACGAGTTGATGGCGGTGATGGACAGGATCAACCACTACCAGGGTCGCGGCAGCATCCGCATCGGCCGACTACCCGCCAATCCGGCCTGGCGCATGCGACAGGCCTTCAAAAGCCCTGCGTATACCACGCAGTGGAAGGATTTGCCGCGAGCGCGGTAG
- the rplU gene encoding 50S ribosomal protein L21, translating to MYAVIVTGGKQYKVAEGEYLRVEKLEAETGSSIEFDKVLLVGNGDDIKIGVPVVDGAKVTAEVTEHGRGDKVRIIKFRRRKHHMKRQGHRQWFTEIKITGISA from the coding sequence ATGTACGCAGTGATTGTTACCGGTGGCAAGCAGTACAAGGTCGCTGAAGGTGAATACCTTCGCGTAGAGAAACTGGAAGCCGAAACCGGTTCCAGCATTGAATTCGATAAAGTGCTGCTGGTTGGCAACGGCGATGACATCAAGATCGGTGTTCCGGTTGTCGATGGCGCCAAAGTTACTGCCGAAGTGACCGAGCACGGTCGCGGCGACAAGGTCCGCATCATCAAGTTCCGTCGTCGCAAGCACCACATGAAGCGTCAGGGCCACCGTCAGTGGTTCACCGAAATCAAGATTACCGGCATTTCAGCCTAA
- a CDS encoding LexA family protein — MSATLLGPTPASRLRLPLFSHGVAAGFPSPADDHRDAALSLDQLVNAQAAHTFLLRAQGDSMQGTGIYDGDILVVDRAVRALPGDVIIACIDNEFTVKTLTYEAGLPVLMPANPRFPPLRLQQAGALEVWGVVTHSLHKHRFR, encoded by the coding sequence ATGTCTGCCACCCTGCTTGGCCCCACCCCCGCCAGCCGACTGCGCCTGCCCCTGTTTTCGCACGGGGTAGCTGCCGGCTTTCCCAGCCCGGCGGATGACCACCGCGACGCCGCGCTGTCACTCGACCAACTGGTCAATGCCCAGGCCGCACATACCTTTTTGCTCCGCGCCCAGGGCGACAGCATGCAGGGCACCGGCATCTACGATGGCGATATTCTGGTGGTAGACCGGGCCGTGCGTGCCTTGCCCGGTGATGTCATCATTGCTTGCATAGATAACGAATTCACCGTCAAGACACTGACCTATGAGGCTGGCCTGCCGGTACTGATGCCAGCCAATCCACGCTTCCCGCCACTGCGCCTGCAGCAAGCCGGCGCGCTGGAAGTCTGGGGCGTGGTCACCCACAGCCTGCACAAGCACCGCTTCCGTTGA
- the cgtA gene encoding Obg family GTPase CgtA has translation MKFVDEVSITVKAGDGGNGCMSFRREKFIPKGGPDGGDGGDGGSIYLEADSNLNTLVDYRYTRRFNARRGENGRGSDCTGAKGEDMVLKVPVGTTVVDAGTQEIIGDLTKEGQRLLVAQGGFHGLGNTRFKSSVNRAPRQTSQGSLGEQRDLKLEMKVLADVGLLGLPNAGKSTLIRAVSAAKPKVADYPFTTMVPNLGVVDVGRLRSFVIADIPGVIEGAAEGAGLGTRFLKHLSRTRLLLHLVDMAPLDQSDPVEAVETIVHELGKFSPALTMRERWLVLNKCDQLLEDEQQTILDDVVERLEWEGPVFVISAADRQGTEELAKAVMNWLEERQRRIAEDEDYAAEVVTLDQQVEDEARAHLQLLDDRRALRKQGLLKDDADDDDFDDEDDDGDEDGPEVIYVR, from the coding sequence ATGAAATTTGTTGATGAAGTATCCATTACGGTCAAGGCCGGTGATGGTGGTAACGGATGCATGAGCTTCCGTCGGGAAAAGTTTATTCCCAAGGGCGGCCCGGATGGCGGCGATGGCGGTGATGGCGGTTCCATCTATCTGGAAGCTGACAGCAACCTGAATACCCTGGTGGACTACCGCTATACCCGCCGTTTCAACGCCAGGCGCGGTGAAAACGGCCGTGGCAGCGACTGTACCGGCGCCAAGGGTGAAGACATGGTGCTCAAGGTGCCGGTCGGCACGACCGTGGTCGATGCCGGTACCCAGGAAATCATTGGTGATCTGACCAAAGAGGGCCAGCGCCTGCTGGTTGCCCAGGGTGGTTTTCATGGTCTGGGCAACACCCGTTTCAAATCCAGCGTCAACCGCGCGCCCCGGCAGACCTCTCAGGGCAGCCTGGGTGAGCAGCGTGATCTCAAGCTGGAAATGAAAGTGCTCGCCGATGTTGGCCTGCTCGGCTTGCCCAACGCCGGCAAGAGTACGCTGATCCGCGCCGTTTCCGCGGCCAAGCCCAAGGTGGCGGATTATCCCTTTACCACCATGGTGCCCAACCTGGGTGTGGTGGACGTGGGGCGGTTGCGCAGTTTCGTGATTGCCGATATTCCCGGTGTGATCGAAGGGGCGGCTGAAGGCGCCGGTCTGGGTACGCGCTTTCTCAAGCATTTGTCGCGTACTCGCCTGTTATTGCACCTGGTGGATATGGCGCCGCTGGATCAGTCCGATCCGGTCGAGGCGGTGGAAACCATCGTGCATGAGCTGGGCAAGTTCAGCCCGGCGCTGACCATGCGTGAGCGCTGGCTGGTGCTGAACAAGTGTGATCAGTTGCTGGAGGACGAGCAGCAGACGATTCTCGATGATGTGGTTGAGCGCCTGGAATGGGAAGGGCCGGTATTCGTGATTTCGGCGGCTGATCGTCAGGGTACCGAAGAGCTGGCCAAGGCAGTGATGAACTGGCTGGAAGAGCGTCAACGGCGCATTGCCGAAGATGAAGATTATGCGGCTGAAGTCGTTACCCTTGATCAGCAGGTCGAGGATGAGGCGCGCGCGCATCTGCAGTTGCTCGATGATCGCCGTGCCCTGCGCAAGCAAGGTCTGCTCAAGGACGATGCTGATGACGACGACTTCGACGATGAAGATGATGACGGCGACGAGGACGGTCCGGAAGTTATCTACGTGCGCTAA
- the rpmA gene encoding 50S ribosomal protein L27: MAHKKAGGSTRNGRDSESKRLGVKMFGGQAVNAGNIIVRQRGTQFHPGKNVGIGKDHTLFAKAEGVIKFEVKGKFGRRYVNIVAA, encoded by the coding sequence ATGGCACACAAAAAAGCAGGCGGTTCCACACGTAACGGCCGCGATTCAGAATCCAAACGCCTTGGTGTGAAAATGTTTGGTGGCCAGGCGGTCAACGCCGGCAATATCATCGTTCGTCAGCGTGGCACTCAGTTCCACCCCGGCAAGAATGTTGGTATCGGCAAGGATCACACCTTGTTTGCCAAGGCAGAAGGCGTGATCAAGTTTGAAGTCAAGGGCAAGTTCGGTCGCCGCTACGTGAACATCGTAGCCGCCTAA
- the rpsP gene encoding 30S ribosomal protein S16, whose translation MVTIRLARGGSKKRPFYHLTVANSRNARDGRFVERVGFFNPIANGGEIRLSVNQERVDYWLSQGAQPSERVAALLKDNQASA comes from the coding sequence ATGGTAACCATTCGTCTTGCTCGTGGTGGCTCCAAGAAGCGCCCCTTTTATCACCTGACAGTCGCCAACAGCCGCAATGCCCGTGATGGCCGCTTTGTTGAGCGCGTAGGCTTTTTCAACCCGATCGCCAACGGTGGTGAAATCCGCCTGTCAGTGAATCAGGAGCGGGTTGATTACTGGCTGAGCCAGGGCGCCCAACCGTCTGAGCGTGTTGCAGCCTTGCTGAAGGACAACCAGGCTTCTGCCTGA